In Carassius gibelio isolate Cgi1373 ecotype wild population from Czech Republic chromosome B17, carGib1.2-hapl.c, whole genome shotgun sequence, the genomic stretch gtGTACATAGAGTtgactttaatttttaataatgcattcgTTTTTTCCGTATGAATAACCCATAAACCCATATATACACACtatattcagtatttttattttcagattttctgtggcataaataaaaaaataaatctatttgaTGTCTAAATTTGGCTAATATGTGGGGAAAAGATATAATTAAATCCTCTTCCTGTAATTATTAGTCAGTTCTGAGAATCTAAATTTTTCTCAATCCTGTTTATTAGACAAAACAAAGTTATTTTGATGATCTGGTCACTAATCACATTAAAATGaattggcacaaaaaaaaaattgtgacgaTTAAATATTCTGAGCTTTCCTGAATAAATTATGTCAGGTGTTTTTACAGGTCAATACAAATGTAATACAATGCtttttaatgcaaatatatataactGATTCATATTGAGTAGTGCAAGAGGAACTAAATTATCCATTTACAAGTAAATTATCCATATTACGATCCATCAAAACTTTTAAACTACATTTCCTTTTCAAGCACAGCCTACAGCAGTTTTATGCTCATATTTATCCAAATAACATTTTACTTGTACGCATAATGCAGGCTCTACTGGCTAAATAGAGGAAAACATAACATTACCTATGAATGGCAGCAAAGAGGTCCTCTGTAGTACGGGGACGAACAGGCGTCACCATCTCCCCCACAGCCTCTCCGTTAGCATTAATACTAGATGCACTTTCAGTGCTCGAGTCAAACACAGCACCTACAACCCACACATAAACACTCAGCTTACCTCTCAAAGTGAGAAGAAACAATGGAGACTGCGCATACACTGACTGAAAATCAGAAAGGCATAAAACCCATACTGCAAAAGACATTTTCTGCTCCTTAAATTATTCACACTCCTTTGGTAGTCCTGCTGTTGTGCAATAACTGCACTTTAGTGAGCTCTGCTGAGAATATTATAGTATAAGCCCGCTAACCATCACAGACTCAAGGGCTCTCATTCAACTTTCTTAGCTGATTCAAGGGTAAATAGTTATGTAATGGATAAATGGAATCATAGAGTTCTAGTCATTCCTGTAGCACGTAAAGCAGGACCTGTGTGGGTGGTAATGAAGAGCATCCACTCTGCTTCACTCACAAAGGGGGATACATTTGAGGGTTGGAGGGGTGttgatataattatattaaagcaatttaattaaacttttcaGAAGAAAGATGATCAAGATCATTGAGGCTGTATAATACAGAACATATAACctaataaacataatattatcTAGTAATTCATGCaacaaaaatgcagctttgcagaTGGATCCAACGCTGATAATGAATTTAAATGCATGATCAAATGGCACAATCATTGTTTGACACACTAAAGTGATCCTCCATACACAgaaactttctttcttttaggCAAGTAATAATAGAAGCCCTTACCATTTTCCTCATGGTCGTCCTCTTTAAAGCTGATGGATCCCGAGCTGCTGCTTGAACCATCATCTGATGTACTTTTATCATCACAGAGCCCAAAGTCCTTATCACTCAGGCTGAGGTCATGCTCATGAAGAATGAGATCAGAGAGTTGCAGGTCTTGCAGACTGCTTGATGACAACTCACTGCTGAGAGACTGTCTGCCTTTGACCACAGGGGTTGAAGAGTCTGAGTCACTCTCTTCCTCAACCTCTAGGTCCAAAGGAATTGCTTGCATATTAACTGCATTTGTCGAGGATGTGCCATTCAGTTGCCCTGACTCAAGAATTTCTTGCACTTCATGAACCTTTTGAAGCTTGAGTCCATGAGAGACAGGTGGGTGCATAATGGGTGGTATAATAAGGGAAAGACTGGGTTTCTTAGGTGATATAGGAGGCTTCTGTTTTAGCTGAGAACTTTGAGAAGAAGCTGAGGAGTTTGTGCATTGCAGAAGCTCATGGGAAGATAAAACTGGAGATGTCTCAGAGAGGTGCACTAAAACATTCTGGCCAGTATTCCTGACACGTTCATCTGGGCCAGGAGGTAAAGAACCAGTTGATGCCTCAGGGAAATCTTGTAGAAATTTGTTAACTAAATATTCGTGTTGAGATGCATTCATACCATTTTCTGACTGACCAACACAGAAAGCAGTCCATGTTTGATCTGTAGTGTCACTTTCCAGAGACTTTCCTAAGTTTGTTTTAAAATGGTTATTTGCTTGGTCATCAAAATCATCAAAACTGGCTGCTGTAAAAATATCTTCTATTTGCATGAGCTTGACAGGTCTTAGCTGCACCATCTGAAGAGCTTGGGCAGTGATTATTGGTCTCTGAGTCTTCTCTTGCTCTTCAGTGTGGTTGATGTTAAGTGCTTTTTCAATTTCCACAGCCTTCTTAAATGTAGGACAACTCTCTGTGTTCAAAATGGCTGCTGTTTGAAGACCCATCTCAAGTAatggtggtggaggaggaggtggaggaggaggaggagggggagatAGAATGCAAGGTGAAAGTTTCGGTGGAAGAGGTGAAGGAGGTGGAGGACTATTTATACCTCCGTTGCTTGACAGAGATTCAGAGATCTTTGGTGGGGGAGGGGGGAAATCAATAGTGTCAAACTTTTCAGATGTCTTGGATGAATCTGAAAGTAAATTATGTCTCTCTTCCAAGTCAGAGGATAAGTCGGGTAGAAAAGGAAGAGGTGGGGTTGAGTTTACCATGGCTGCTGTCGGAGAGAAAGAAGCAGGGCTGGGTGATTCACATGATGTAATGGTCATGTCAGGTAGAGGTGGAGGTAGCGGTATGTTTCTGATGGAATCTGAGGTGTTGGAGGACAAGGATGTAGAGGAGGAAGACACAGAAGACCGCAGGGAGGACTTTCTTTCAGGCACTTTTGGTTTCAGCTTCCCTGCAGGTGATTTTGCTCTTATTAGAGAAGTAACTGGAGTGCCTGCAGTCGGAGTGTTGGACTGACTTGAATAACCACTTGATGGTGATGTCAGGCGATGAACCTTGTCAGGTGATGAGGCCAGTTTTGACTGAATCCCACTACTGTTGCAGTGGGACGATGGGAATCCGATGTTGTAGGCTGCGTTTCCCATGATTACTTGATTCTCCTCAGTGCTTGCAGATATTCTGATTTGGGAGGAGAGACCCTGGTCAGACCGTGGACCTTGGTAATCCATGTAGAAGTCCCAGGACTCTGCGTATTCTGAGCGCTGACTGCTGCTATCACTGTGTGTAGGTGTGACCGGACAAACAGCAGCTGGTGCAGACATCCCACTGCTTGCTGCACTTATGGTGCTCTGGCTTCTGGGTCGGAGTACCCAAGGGTCTTCAAACCCATTGCAGGGTGCCTGTTCAGAGCAAGTTTTTAGGTTAAGCTCTAAGGATTGCTGGAGACTAGAAATCAACTGCTCACTAAGGACCGAACCATTGTGGTGAGTCTTCCTCTGAGGTTTGCGCCTTAAGGAATCAGTCCTCGCTGGTGGGAGTGGGGGCTTTTTGGCTTTCCGCAGGGAAATGCTGCGAGTCAAGGAGCGGTTGCTGTGCAGACTTGCACGATCCCCTTGACTGTGGTGGTCCTTGCATTCATACAAACTGTGCCTTGCATCTCCCGCTTTATTGATGGAGCCATGACTATGCGACTTCAAACCGGAGTCCAGGTGCTTGGAGCTGTAGAATCCTTCATTGTCAACAGAAAACAATGAGTTTGAGTCCATCATGCTGGTAGAATGTTCCTCACTGACAGATGAGGAGCAGCTTGAGGTGACCTTGTCTTTTGGAGAAACGTCATACATCCACTGGTCAGTGGTTAGAGTGCTGCAGCTTTGATTGCTGCTCTCCGAGAAGTTGGAATCCCTGCGGACACAGTTACGACTGCCACAGTTTCTGCCATCAAGTGTGCTGCACTGGGACTCCGTCTCTGTATGGAAGCCTGTACAGAGGGAGGTTGTGGATTCATAGCAGGAGGAGACAGCCGACAATGAGGCATCAGCAGTACTAAACATCTGGGCTGAAGACTGAGGTGATTTCATCTGGTTATCCTCTGTTCTTTTGTGTCCGTAAAGAATGGAGTTCTGTAGTGCACCACTGAGACTGAACAAGCTTGGGCTATTATTTTGATCAGAGCCTTGGTCATTTGGATTTTCAGCAAGTTTGGAGCTGTTTAATGTACTGCTTCTGGAATCGGACAGCATATGCAGTGATGATGAAGAACCATGCTGCATGTCAAACTGGTAGGACAAGGAGCTTGTAGAGCCAGAATTTATCCTGTAGGGGGAGCTGGTGTACTTTGGTTCACAGTGCTGATGCGCAATGTGAGAAACTTGGCGTGGCAAACTGTGAAAGCTCTGATCACTGTCATTAAGCTGAGTGTAACTAATATCATTACAGTCACTCATGGTGGAAATGCTGCTTGAGGAGGAGACGCTGGCCATTTGGGCAGCAATTCCGTGGCCTCTCTGTGCTCTGATTCTGCGTACTGAGGGAGGAACAATCTTCACCTCTTCTGTTTGGCAGCTGGAGTCACGGGTGTTTAAGCATCTCAGGGTGGAGTTTACGCTTCCCACTCGACTGAGGGTGGAGTACTGATCTGCCATACACATAGAGTGAATTCTGTCATCTTGTTCTTTATTTGCTGTAAGAAAATAAGGAATGAGAATTACAGATATATGGTGTATGTTTACACTTGATTgtctttataaatacatatacatatatataaattaaattattgtagttagaaattgttatttaatatacaggatatagtataatataaatattaattagtaaaataaataataattcactaAAATCAGTGATAattcagattttatatatatatatatatataatttaaggtTCCAACATGTACTTAAAGATGCATtcaataattgtatatttattttgtgttaacaTGACATCTTGGACCACACTAACACCTAGTGACATAAACACAGAatcatgttgaaaaataaaactttaagtACCAATGCCATAGCACAAATTCTATACTGGCAGACAGATTAATGCATTTCCAAAAGTGAAAATGTCCAACAATTGGGGATGCCAGCCTCTAGGAGGTGACATTCAATGTAAAATATAACAGCTTTTATTAGATTACTGATATGACTGGACAAATTTTTGGTTTGGGGACATAATTTTTGTTAAAGGAACATTCATTCAAACATGTATAAAACTTCTAATAAAGTGAGTGAGTGCACCCTTTACATTGTTTGAGAATGGTGCAGTGTACTGTATAGGATTGCAACAATGAATAGGAATCACACCTAGTTCAGTCTGGATGTTGTCAGGAACTCCTGTTATTGTCTTTCTTCTTTGCACCCTCTTGGGTCTTCTTACTATGGTATCAGTATTTGCTGCAGAGCGACGGAAACTGGCCTGACGATCAAAGTTCTCACCTAAAGATGTAACAACagaagtatataaaataaaacaaatacagttttttgtttacataatatatgtgcgtGTATACggtgtatattatgtataaataaatacaaacaggcatgtatatatttaagaaacattttgtttatacagtatattcaatgtatacagtatattaaataaaatataagaatataaatatattaatgtatatacatgttaatattttgaaaatatatacaatgtgtgtgtatttatatatacataaaaaatatacacagtatacacacatgtaatttacaaacttttattttggatgcgattaatagcgattaatcatttgacagctcatatttatatatatatatatatatatatatgtgtgtgtgtgtgtgtgtgtgagtattggctaattttccctatttttacatttagattacctttgaCATCATCTTATGCTCACACTTATAGTTTAATAATGGTAACACTGTTAAACGTAATCTTTATCAGATCTCAAACTAATgtccattttaattattataacatGAAAAAATCTACTGGCCCGAGTTTTAATATTGGtcttattcaaattattattatccaaCTGTACAAAACAACTGTTTACTGAAAAGATATGTGATTATCAATGGAATAGTTAAGAACACCTCACTAAAAacatattatttcaaattatatttgattatttaacgATGGATGTACCTGTAATGTTGATGGGAATGATATCAGTGGCCACCGACTGGGCCTGCAGTTTCATCTTCTCCTCGGGAGTGGGCAACGGCAAACAGCTGGTCCAGCTTCTCTGGATGTCCATGTCATGTTCCAGTAGAGGGGTCTGAGGAGGCATCGAGTACACAAGCTTCTCCTCTTCATTAGGTGACTCTGAATCCTGCGCACAACACAAACAGACTGATTTAATGAGGTCAGGCTTCGGTGAATGATAGCCTAGCCAATGCCCAGAGATAGGTATTGTCTGatatttggtcatttttattgttaatttagtcAAGTGCTTTCCAAAAAGAGCAAAGTAAAAAAGACTCTTGAAGTGCATTTCCCTCCAGTAACGTCGTGTGACTGAAATATTTCTCTGAGCAATAAGCCCAGGGGAGCCCTGAATGGAGGAGAGCTACAGTCTAAATTATTCATGTTAATTTGAGATCAGTGTTACAGTCAGTGTATTCAACCATAATGTGTCTCGatactcttttatttatttttaaaaaaaaattggcaaagaGACAACTTTGATTCTTTTGTCCTGCTTTGCATAACCAGTTAGTATAAATTTGCAAGACTGCTTGAGGGAAATACACCATCTAATTATGTATTAATGTCTAATTTGTGTAATCTACCATACTCAATGTCACCAGGTCTTTGAGGTGAAAAGACGCTTACGGCGAGTGACTTGCACTAGTAGGTTCGGTTGTATATGAAGGTGCTATAAGGACTTATTAGGATCTGAAGCCACCTTTCACAAAGCACAGGGCTACCACTGACTAGCAACTGCAGTGAGAGCGGTACCTTTCTGTTCCAAGATCTCAAATGACAGCAGAGAGAGAGGCAAGACTGAGATAGGCAGTCTAGGACTTTAAACCGCTTGGTGGGAGGAAagacaaaattgtaaataaaagaacaaaacatGACCAAGTGAAGTGAGACATTACCTTTATTTAGGATTACAGAATGTGGAATGAATATTTATTGTAGTGCTGGAATAAACAGATAGCATGCAAACAGCCACTAGGGGGCAGTGCAGAACAAGTGACCCGAATCATGTCTTCAAGTTGAGTATTTAGGAGAAAAATGGGCCTTTGTCTGTTTCATGCACATATGAGCATACATTAGCTCTCATTATAATAcaatacaacagttcattaattaTTGGACTACATAACCAAAAGCATTTTCAATGACAGGATTTTGGTGATAAAACGGTGAAACTGATTATAAATGGCATGCCATACTGCATAGCCAAactaaataaagttgtttttctaGCAGCAGCATGCATGTTAATGTAAAGGGATGGACTGTGATTAAATTTGTGTCTAAGGTTAGGTTTAccttctttttcttctctgtcttCTCCTCATCCAGGTGCACATTTTCACAAAGGCTGGTTGCAGAGAAGGCAGGGGTTTGGGAGTAGTACTGGGAACTGCGGAATCCATCTTTCCTGAGCTTGTCACACTCTGGAGAGGTAAACATAACCATCCAATCATTAACAATTTGTAGTGTTAATGAGTCTGTAAAGACTATTAAACATATCGCAGTCCTATAGCAAGAATTTAAACATTAATTCATGCTTGTTGTGCACAAGCAGCTCAAactgatattttttaaaaataatagaggcaataaaatcaaatatttatttccttCAGACAAAAATCACCCTGTGGAAAACTAAATGAagcaataaaagtaaaaaaaaaagcatatttcttAGAAAAAACAGCTGCAGTGCACATGTTCTGTAAGTGGAAGGACTAGTCATCAgcagaatttaaataaatgaaatgcataacTGTTTTTGAGAACAATGGAAAGAAGATTTCACATAAAGGCTGAGGACTCTTGTATAACACTCAGAAAATTACTTAACTGCAGAGCCACATTGTCCTTTTGCCCTCAGTCCAGAAAGGTGAAAGGAGAATGATAGACTGTGAACTTATGCTCTAGCAAAAGTATGgcagaacaatagatagatagatagatagatagatagatagatagatagatagatagatagatagatagatagatagatagatagatagatagatagagagagagatatttatGTCACTAAGAGCTCCAGCCAAATAAAAGAGTAgtgtctgtttttactgtagGACTTTAGAAGTACTGTAGGAGTTCAACCTGAATATGTCATAACTGACTGTTGGGTTATGGATGGCCTGCAGAGTTGGGGCCTCCACCTCCACCTAATGCCGCtgacattattcatttatttcagctgATCACCTCCTCTGGCACCTTCATAATGAGCGCCTGCTGAGAAACGCTATTAGctattctctctctccctttctcgctctctctcttctgtctttATGCAGAGCTCAATGTAATCACTAATCTTCCTGCAGTAGCACATGATAAGACACGGCGCCTTATCCAGCGTAGCTTGCAGTTTGCACAAACTGCACAATATCTCAGCTGGTTACTGTGTTATAATCTATAAAATGTAAGCAGAGCAAATCTTGAGTCCTACATTCGCTTTACTTTCAGGATATAAActgatcattattatttttttattaaaaaaaaaaaaaatcaactttaggcactacatactgtatatatatatatatatatatatatatatatatatatacacacacacatagtcttACAAAGATATTAATAATGCATAGAGGATGGTAATAATCTTATATGTATATTGTGCACTGACCAGGTGATGAGACACTTCAGACCTGCACAAACCTGCAAAATCAGCAAGCCTGCAAACAACGTATAATGCAAGAAGGAACAGCTTAGCCTGCATTcttaatgtatattaatatttctcACACAAATGCTGGACAGAGACAAGAGGttcatttaaaatacatgaaTTATAAAACAAATCACTTTAACCAGAAGTAAGCTGTGTTTCTCTTGCTGTGTTTTATGAGAAGCACATTATTAGCGTATATAACAGTGTGGGTATGATTAAGGAGGCTTAAAATAAGTCAATAATTATAATTAGCTGTGCATTTTGAGCTGTGATCAGTGAGTAGAGGCTAATACAGTTTATAATGTTAGTAGCTCAAAGAGTGAAGGATAGACAAAGAATTAAAGAGAGAGAGTATAATCCTTAGGAGTTAAGAGGACTTAACTTCAAAACTTTCACTTTACCTCTTATTTCTCATCTTATTGCAGGCAACATAGTGTCCATAACAATTACTTCATGTTTCTAAAAGCAGCTTCGTCTACCATCTAAGAAGGGGTTAAAGTAATAGATCggtcaaaaatttaaattctgtgatAATTTATTCACTTTTAAGTCAATACAAGAATTTCTTCTGTCATATGAACATCTaacaaaacatctccttttgttttGATCTTCATTGTAAGCAAGAatgttttacaggtttggaatgacatgagggtatcAATGGATGATAGTGTCTGATTGGTGCAAAGGAACCATTCAGTACAAATTGACTGTTGTCACAGAGTGAGGAGAAGAACATTCAGAAGCTGTGATGGGGGTGGTTGATGAatgcaaatatacatatatttaattcacAATTATAACAGACAGACAACAGCCATGACCCTGCCAATGCTCACTGGGAAAAAGGGAAAAACAGACATTTGGTGTGCCACCTGCTGTCCCCGCTGGAGCCAAGACAACTCACAAACATGCACAAGTACATTAGCATTCCAGAACACCTCAGAGGACTAGTTATTTAGGCAATAGTAAGGTCAAATGAGAGAAGAGCCCTGAAAGTAAAATGTATCTGGTTTCCAGATACAAAGGGAAGTGATGTTGTTCACCTGTTATAGGATAATATACCCgagtgcagcagcagcagcatattttaaaaaatccctgtGGAGAGTATATTGATGCGAGGTAACATGAACCAAAAAACGTAGAAGATTCAGAAACATAGAGAGTGTAAAGTCGACACGAAACATTATTCACAATCCAATTACTTCATTAAGTGGAACTAATGGATATAGACATTACGTGCTAATGGGTATGGTGCCACTTAATGGGAAAAATTTGGTTATTGTCTCTTATTTTAAACGACTATGTCAAGCATCTCTCCAAAATCACGGAGAGGACATGCATTTGCTTCCAGTATATTAGAGACAATTTGTGGTCTATGCTCCtgtgaaatcatttttttttttagttttgcagTGAGATTGCATTTGAAAGCCGACCCTTTGGTCCATACTTGGATGCTGAGGGGCAAGTACTGTACATCTTTGAAGATATCAATGTATCCCTACTAATGCTGCCATTGTATTGTTACTATTTATTACGTTAACATTTTATGGCTATAAGATTTTGAAGATTTTTGAAATCCTGTATTAGAGTAGTCGAAAACACTGGTTttcattgtgattcatattatgtttattattaacattttgattcATATCAACAGTTCATAACAACTAAGTTAATGCAAGGTACACAATACATGATTTTAGGCCTGATTACTTAGCT encodes the following:
- the nhsl1a gene encoding NHS-like protein 1 isoform X2, with the protein product MIAYVDCLSTEPAGKCWNRTYYEDEDELLPLYTHKLRLQPKTEGSLRRRLLTSKIHQQQDALWAPKPWAGPPARKGVPLQGHPNYTFSPSCQDRKAVSSLDEESKWSVHYTAPSHQQENVFVPGSRPACVEDLHHQAKVNLKTVLRECDKLRKDGFRSSQYYSQTPAFSATSLCENVHLDEEKTEKKKKDSESPNEEEKLVYSMPPQTPLLEHDMDIQRSWTSCLPLPTPEEKMKLQAQSVATDIIPINITGENFDRQASFRRSAANTDTIVRRPKRVQRRKTITGVPDNIQTELANKEQDDRIHSMCMADQYSTLSRVGSVNSTLRCLNTRDSSCQTEEVKIVPPSVRRIRAQRGHGIAAQMASVSSSSSISTMSDCNDISYTQLNDSDQSFHSLPRQVSHIAHQHCEPKYTSSPYRINSGSTSSLSYQFDMQHGSSSSLHMLSDSRSSTLNSSKLAENPNDQGSDQNNSPSLFSLSGALQNSILYGHKRTEDNQMKSPQSSAQMFSTADASLSAVSSCYESTTSLCTGFHTETESQCSTLDGRNCGSRNCVRRDSNFSESSNQSCSTLTTDQWMYDVSPKDKVTSSCSSSVSEEHSTSMMDSNSLFSVDNEGFYSSKHLDSGLKSHSHGSINKAGDARHSLYECKDHHSQGDRASLHSNRSLTRSISLRKAKKPPLPPARTDSLRRKPQRKTHHNGSVLSEQLISSLQQSLELNLKTCSEQAPCNGFEDPWVLRPRSQSTISAASSGMSAPAAVCPVTPTHSDSSSQRSEYAESWDFYMDYQGPRSDQGLSSQIRISASTEENQVIMGNAAYNIGFPSSHCNSSGIQSKLASSPDKVHRLTSPSSGYSSQSNTPTAGTPVTSLIRAKSPAGKLKPKVPERKSSLRSSVSSSSTSLSSNTSDSIRNIPLPPPLPDMTITSCESPSPASFSPTAAMVNSTPPLPFLPDLSSDLEERHNLLSDSSKTSEKFDTIDFPPPPPKISESLSSNGGINSPPPPSPLPPKLSPCILSPPPPPPPPPPPPPLLEMGLQTAAILNTESCPTFKKAVEIEKALNINHTEEQEKTQRPIITAQALQMVQLRPVKLMQIEDIFTAASFDDFDDQANNHFKTNLGKSLESDTTDQTWTAFCVGQSENGMNASQHEYLVNKFLQDFPEASTGSLPPGPDERVRNTGQNVLVHLSETSPVLSSHELLQCTNSSASSQSSQLKQKPPISPKKPSLSLIIPPIMHPPVSHGLKLQKVHEVQEILESGQLNGTSSTNAVNMQAIPLDLEVEEESDSDSSTPVVKGRQSLSSELSSSSLQDLQLSDLILHEHDLSLSDKDFGLCDDKSTSDDGSSSSSGSISFKEDDHEENGAVFDSSTESASSINANGEAVGEMVTPVRPRTTEDLFAAIHRSKRKVLGRGDSEEERCRNFLPSPPVTPTGSSPSLTSLPRQTGSIQRNLRRSSTSNDSFKALLLKKGSRSESGFRMSATEILKCTDPRFQRANSEHAQSDTLCTSPTSSRRAYEEWARTEGALPRLTTGLTTLKYGRSRTPPSAASSRYNSRSRIPSGPMTAICEREGEMAESTDCCISSERHFALPISSSSTVCAQGST
- the nhsl1a gene encoding NHS-like protein 1 isoform X5 yields the protein MFCLRAVSSLDEESKWSVHYTAPSHQQENVFVPGSRPACVEDLHHQAKVNLKTVLRECDKLRKDGFRSSQYYSQTPAFSATSLCENVHLDEEKTEKKKKDSESPNEEEKLVYSMPPQTPLLEHDMDIQRSWTSCLPLPTPEEKMKLQAQSVATDIIPINITGENFDRQASFRRSAANTDTIVRRPKRVQRRKTITGVPDNIQTELANKEQDDRIHSMCMADQYSTLSRVGSVNSTLRCLNTRDSSCQTEEVKIVPPSVRRIRAQRGHGIAAQMASVSSSSSISTMSDCNDISYTQLNDSDQSFHSLPRQVSHIAHQHCEPKYTSSPYRINSGSTSSLSYQFDMQHGSSSSLHMLSDSRSSTLNSSKLAENPNDQGSDQNNSPSLFSLSGALQNSILYGHKRTEDNQMKSPQSSAQMFSTADASLSAVSSCYESTTSLCTGFHTETESQCSTLDGRNCGSRNCVRRDSNFSESSNQSCSTLTTDQWMYDVSPKDKVTSSCSSSVSEEHSTSMMDSNSLFSVDNEGFYSSKHLDSGLKSHSHGSINKAGDARHSLYECKDHHSQGDRASLHSNRSLTRSISLRKAKKPPLPPARTDSLRRKPQRKTHHNGSVLSEQLISSLQQSLELNLKTCSEQAPCNGFEDPWVLRPRSQSTISAASSGMSAPAAVCPVTPTHSDSSSQRSEYAESWDFYMDYQGPRSDQGLSSQIRISASTEENQVIMGNAAYNIGFPSSHCNSSGIQSKLASSPDKVHRLTSPSSGYSSQSNTPTAGTPVTSLIRAKSPAGKLKPKVPERKSSLRSSVSSSSTSLSSNTSDSIRNIPLPPPLPDMTITSCESPSPASFSPTAAMVNSTPPLPFLPDLSSDLEERHNLLSDSSKTSEKFDTIDFPPPPPKISESLSSNGGINSPPPPSPLPPKLSPCILSPPPPPPPPPPPPPLLEMGLQTAAILNTESCPTFKKAVEIEKALNINHTEEQEKTQRPIITAQALQMVQLRPVKLMQIEDIFTAASFDDFDDQANNHFKTNLGKSLESDTTDQTWTAFCVGQSENGMNASQHEYLVNKFLQDFPEASTGSLPPGPDERVRNTGQNVLVHLSETSPVLSSHELLQCTNSSASSQSSQLKQKPPISPKKPSLSLIIPPIMHPPVSHGLKLQKVHEVQEILESGQLNGTSSTNAVNMQAIPLDLEVEEESDSDSSTPVVKGRQSLSSELSSSSLQDLQLSDLILHEHDLSLSDKDFGLCDDKSTSDDGSSSSSGSISFKEDDHEENGAVFDSSTESASSINANGEAVGEMVTPVRPRTTEDLFAAIHRSKRKVLGRGDSEEERCRNFLPSPPVTPTGSSPSLTSLPRQTGSIQRNLRRSSTSNDSFKALLLKKGSRSESGFRMSATEILKCTDPRFQRANSEHAQSDTLCTSPTSSRRAYEEWARTEGALPRLTTGLTTLKYGRSRTPPSAASSRYNSRSRIPSGPMTAICEREGEMAESTDCCISSERHFALPISSSSTVCAQGST
- the nhsl1a gene encoding NHS-like protein 1 isoform X4; translated protein: MVFISTTLKSVLKYFKKKAVSSLDEESKWSVHYTAPSHQQENVFVPGSRPACVEDLHHQAKVNLKTVLRECDKLRKDGFRSSQYYSQTPAFSATSLCENVHLDEEKTEKKKKDSESPNEEEKLVYSMPPQTPLLEHDMDIQRSWTSCLPLPTPEEKMKLQAQSVATDIIPINITGENFDRQASFRRSAANTDTIVRRPKRVQRRKTITGVPDNIQTELANKEQDDRIHSMCMADQYSTLSRVGSVNSTLRCLNTRDSSCQTEEVKIVPPSVRRIRAQRGHGIAAQMASVSSSSSISTMSDCNDISYTQLNDSDQSFHSLPRQVSHIAHQHCEPKYTSSPYRINSGSTSSLSYQFDMQHGSSSSLHMLSDSRSSTLNSSKLAENPNDQGSDQNNSPSLFSLSGALQNSILYGHKRTEDNQMKSPQSSAQMFSTADASLSAVSSCYESTTSLCTGFHTETESQCSTLDGRNCGSRNCVRRDSNFSESSNQSCSTLTTDQWMYDVSPKDKVTSSCSSSVSEEHSTSMMDSNSLFSVDNEGFYSSKHLDSGLKSHSHGSINKAGDARHSLYECKDHHSQGDRASLHSNRSLTRSISLRKAKKPPLPPARTDSLRRKPQRKTHHNGSVLSEQLISSLQQSLELNLKTCSEQAPCNGFEDPWVLRPRSQSTISAASSGMSAPAAVCPVTPTHSDSSSQRSEYAESWDFYMDYQGPRSDQGLSSQIRISASTEENQVIMGNAAYNIGFPSSHCNSSGIQSKLASSPDKVHRLTSPSSGYSSQSNTPTAGTPVTSLIRAKSPAGKLKPKVPERKSSLRSSVSSSSTSLSSNTSDSIRNIPLPPPLPDMTITSCESPSPASFSPTAAMVNSTPPLPFLPDLSSDLEERHNLLSDSSKTSEKFDTIDFPPPPPKISESLSSNGGINSPPPPSPLPPKLSPCILSPPPPPPPPPPPPPLLEMGLQTAAILNTESCPTFKKAVEIEKALNINHTEEQEKTQRPIITAQALQMVQLRPVKLMQIEDIFTAASFDDFDDQANNHFKTNLGKSLESDTTDQTWTAFCVGQSENGMNASQHEYLVNKFLQDFPEASTGSLPPGPDERVRNTGQNVLVHLSETSPVLSSHELLQCTNSSASSQSSQLKQKPPISPKKPSLSLIIPPIMHPPVSHGLKLQKVHEVQEILESGQLNGTSSTNAVNMQAIPLDLEVEEESDSDSSTPVVKGRQSLSSELSSSSLQDLQLSDLILHEHDLSLSDKDFGLCDDKSTSDDGSSSSSGSISFKEDDHEENGAVFDSSTESASSINANGEAVGEMVTPVRPRTTEDLFAAIHRSKRKVLGRGDSEEERCRNFLPSPPVTPTGSSPSLTSLPRQTGSIQRNLRRSSTSNDSFKALLLKKGSRSESGFRMSATEILKCTDPRFQRANSEHAQSDTLCTSPTSSRRAYEEWARTEGALPRLTTGLTTLKYGRSRTPPSAASSRYNSRSRIPSGPMTAICEREGEMAESTDCCISSERHFALPISSSSTVCAQGST